The Eubacterium maltosivorans genome includes the window GCCCAGAACACCGCCGCCTCCGGTACCGATCCTGTAGTAGTGGCCGTGTTTGACAGCGGCGTGGACGCCGAAAACCCAGACCTGGCAGGCAAAATGTGGACCAAGCCCGCAGACGTAAATCTGCCCGGCGGCCCTCACGGCTACAACCCGGCAGAGGACAACGGTGATATCAACGACGATGACAACGGCCACGGCACCCACTGCGCGGGCATTATCGGCGCCGAGTGGAACGATATCGGCGTGTCCGGCATTGGCAGAGACACCCAGATCATGGCCGTCAAGCGTCCTAATGACACGGCGGGCATTTTAAAGGGCTACGACTATATGGTACAGGCCTGCGGCGCGGGCGTAAACCTGCGCGTTGTCAGCAATTCCTGGGGCATTGCCGGACAGTCACAGTCTCTGAGCCGGGCCGTGGAAACCCTGGGCACAGCAGGCGCCATCTCGGTTTTTGCTTCGGGCAACAGTGATCTGGACATTGACAACACCAGCTTTATGGCCGCCGCCCTCAAGGACAACCCCTACGCGGTGACCGTGAACGCCACCGATTATCAGGGACGCCGCTCAGGCTTCAGCTGCTACGGGCAGCGCGTGACCGACGTCATGGCCCCCGGTTCCCGGATTCTCTCCACCTTTCACCAGAACCAGAGTACCGAAACAGGCAAGGTGAGCGCCGAACAGTATTATGCCGAGTTTGACGCCAACCGTCTTTACTATGAAAACTTTGAAGACAAGGCTAATTACTGGCAGTTTGACGGCGCACAGCTTGTCGGCAACTCCGGCAGCTATTACGACGGGCAGGGCGTCCTGAAAACCGATGTGACGATGGAAACCAAGTGGATTTCGAGCGAGCCGCTGGATCTCTCCCAATTGGTGAAGGCCGATGCGTCCGGGCAGCGCTATTTCAGCGCCCGGGCGGCAGTGCTCGACAATGAAGATGTGGATATAGTGGCAATGGCGGTCAAAGTCCGCACCATCGGGGAGGACGGAACCGTACAGATGACCGCCATCGGTGATCAGGCGTCTGGCGTTAACGGCGGATGGGCCGCTTTTTCCGGAGAGCTGCCCGCCAATACAGATTACGACCATTTTACGGTTGAAATTGGCCTGAAAACAGGTAAGGTCAACGCCCATCACGGTTCTATGCAGCTCACCCTTGCCGCGGGCACCGTGGTTCTGGACAGCTTTGGCATCGGGAGCGACGCCCAGCCTTACACTTATATGGACGGCACCTCCATGGCCTGTCCGGCAGCCGCCGGAGCGGCCGCAGTCATGGCCAGCCAATATCCGGATCAGAACGCCGCAAACCTGGCGGCCCGCCTTGTGGGCAGCGTAAAACGGGACGACGCCTTTACAGCGCTCTGCGTTTCCGGCGGACAGGTAGATCTGTCCAAGGCCGGCGATCCCTACCCGGTCATCAACCGCGCCATCGAGGACGGCAACGCGGTCACCGTTGAGGGCTACTTCTTTGGCGGTACGCCTGCGGTAACCCTGGGCGGCAGCGATGCGGTAGTTAAGGAGACAAAGACGACAGCCGACAACAAGACCACTCTGACGGTCGAAAAGCCTGAGGGCTTTGCGGGCGGTATGACCCAGATCGTGGTCAAAAACGGCGATAAAACCGGACAGGGTTCCTTTGAGCTGGGCGCACGGACCGATCGTGTCTACTACGACCAGACAAACCTGCCCCTGCCCCAGGACGAAGCCTTCTACAATATGGACGGCGGCCAGCTGGTGGGCTATGACGGCAGCCTGTACTACCTGCCTGCCAGCAATGTCATAAGCAATACCACAACCGATGTGATCTGGCGGTATGATCCTGAAAAGCAGAGCTGGAGCACGGTGGCGCTGCCCGCCCCTGTCACCAACATGGTCGGAACCACCTGGAACGGCAGGCTGCTGGTGTATGGGACGGATTTGACCAGCAACAAAATTTACTTTGCACTCTACGACGGCAGCAACTGGCAGATGCTGGAATATGGTGAAGATCAGACCGCTGCGCTGAGTAAGGTTTTGCTTCCCGGCATAATTAACGACGGCAGCCGCGTGCTGCTGTTCGGCGGATATGATGGGAGTGACGCTACCTCCGTTTACGAATTTAACGTGGAAACCGGCGCGCTGAGCGAAACCGGAATCACGCTGAAAACAGGGCGGATCAGCCCTCAGGTAGCTTACCAGAACGGTGAGTACCTGGTCAGCGGCGGCTTTGCCTTGGGCTGGAACTTGGGCGCAGTGCAGGATGTTGAGCTGGTGACAGAAGACGGCAGCACCCATATCATCGAGCAGCCAGGCGTCACCCAGGAACAGCAGTATGGCTTTACCGGCGCTGCGGTTAAGGGAGGATACCAGCTGGCAGGCGGCGTCAATACACTGAACAATGCCGACACCTACACCCTGGCCTCTGGCGGCAACACTCTCGAGGTTTACGGTAAACGGGCGGCCGACAGCGCTCTGATTACGCCGGCTTCCACGGCCTACCGCGGCCACTTCTATGTGCTGGCTGGCTCCAACACAAATGAGGCGCACCGCGTGTTTGCCGCCACAGCGGCAGACACCCTGGATCAGCCCGGCGATAAAACCGGCGGCAGTGTCATCACACCGCCAGCGGACGAAAGCAGTACGACGGCCAAGGCGGGCAGCGTGAACACAGGCGTCATCGTCCAGCCGCAGTACGCCGCGCTTTTGAGCCTGGCGCTTCTGGCCCTGATTATTGGCGGCTGCGCAGTTTACAGAAAACGCGTGAATTAAAAACGGCTTTATAAAAAGCCGAGGCCCTGCAGAGTCTTCGAATTTT containing:
- a CDS encoding S8 family serine peptidase; protein product: MKKLSALLLCCLLVFTALPSAALAENSGTAEPLSGDYIEGEAIVCMETSAAGMRSRSAVPELLANAEVLMTVDSGDTDEAQPQTFGLRSASSQSQVLALVKGEGRTTAELIAELENYDQVVFAEPNYRVEEYTDDAALTEGLEEAFSAMDENTALEKAPEAAVADQSQKAEDAAQTADEPQKPAADENTAEAKVDEAAAEAPAKVITKDMVSKDVSKMTDYQWGFDNSGQFGGKKDFDMNYDAWKAQNTAASGTDPVVVAVFDSGVDAENPDLAGKMWTKPADVNLPGGPHGYNPAEDNGDINDDDNGHGTHCAGIIGAEWNDIGVSGIGRDTQIMAVKRPNDTAGILKGYDYMVQACGAGVNLRVVSNSWGIAGQSQSLSRAVETLGTAGAISVFASGNSDLDIDNTSFMAAALKDNPYAVTVNATDYQGRRSGFSCYGQRVTDVMAPGSRILSTFHQNQSTETGKVSAEQYYAEFDANRLYYENFEDKANYWQFDGAQLVGNSGSYYDGQGVLKTDVTMETKWISSEPLDLSQLVKADASGQRYFSARAAVLDNEDVDIVAMAVKVRTIGEDGTVQMTAIGDQASGVNGGWAAFSGELPANTDYDHFTVEIGLKTGKVNAHHGSMQLTLAAGTVVLDSFGIGSDAQPYTYMDGTSMACPAAAGAAAVMASQYPDQNAANLAARLVGSVKRDDAFTALCVSGGQVDLSKAGDPYPVINRAIEDGNAVTVEGYFFGGTPAVTLGGSDAVVKETKTTADNKTTLTVEKPEGFAGGMTQIVVKNGDKTGQGSFELGARTDRVYYDQTNLPLPQDEAFYNMDGGQLVGYDGSLYYLPASNVISNTTTDVIWRYDPEKQSWSTVALPAPVTNMVGTTWNGRLLVYGTDLTSNKIYFALYDGSNWQMLEYGEDQTAALSKVLLPGIINDGSRVLLFGGYDGSDATSVYEFNVETGALSETGITLKTGRISPQVAYQNGEYLVSGGFALGWNLGAVQDVELVTEDGSTHIIEQPGVTQEQQYGFTGAAVKGGYQLAGGVNTLNNADTYTLASGGNTLEVYGKRAADSALITPASTAYRGHFYVLAGSNTNEAHRVFAATAADTLDQPGDKTGGSVITPPADESSTTAKAGSVNTGVIVQPQYAALLSLALLALIIGGCAVYRKRVN